One segment of Deinococcus sp. Leaf326 DNA contains the following:
- a CDS encoding phosphoadenosine phosphosulfate reductase family protein: MTVALIPRKQISGQEAWVSAWEHAERLYPAAQLDALVARTLEEMSGLVAGRRVAFAWSGGKDSLVIEWLCAQLGVQACVFGMTNLEYPEFLAWVTDHMPEQLTVINTGQDLAWLRSNPRMIFPQTPQDNARWFRVVQHTAQRRYFKEHGLNLLVLGRRHAEGNHCGPDGLYTNREGVSRYSPIRDWPHEAVLALLKREGYSLPPIYGYPRGWQVGTGNWAQRLYTSTPERGWDETWQINPDLVREAATVLPQAAAYMQLRGVS, from the coding sequence GTGACGGTCGCCCTGATTCCCCGCAAGCAGATCTCCGGCCAGGAGGCCTGGGTCAGCGCTTGGGAGCACGCCGAGCGGCTGTACCCGGCCGCCCAGCTTGACGCCCTGGTCGCGCGCACCCTTGAAGAGATGAGTGGCCTCGTTGCCGGTCGCCGGGTGGCCTTCGCCTGGAGCGGCGGCAAGGATTCGCTCGTGATCGAGTGGCTGTGCGCCCAGCTCGGCGTGCAGGCCTGCGTGTTCGGCATGACCAACCTGGAGTACCCGGAGTTCCTGGCCTGGGTGACCGACCATATGCCCGAGCAGCTCACCGTGATCAACACTGGCCAGGATCTGGCCTGGCTCCGGAGCAATCCCCGGATGATTTTCCCGCAGACGCCCCAGGACAACGCCCGCTGGTTCCGGGTGGTGCAGCACACCGCCCAGCGCCGGTACTTCAAGGAGCACGGCTTAAACCTGCTCGTGCTGGGGCGCCGGCACGCGGAGGGGAACCACTGCGGCCCGGACGGGCTCTACACCAACCGCGAGGGGGTCAGCCGCTACAGCCCGATCCGCGACTGGCCGCACGAGGCCGTCCTGGCGCTGCTCAAGCGCGAGGGCTACAGCCTGCCCCCCATCTACGGCTACCCGCGCGGCTGGCAGGTGGGGACCGGCAACTGGGCGCAGCGCCTCTACACGTCCACGCCCGAGCGGGGTTGGGACGAAACGTGGCAGATCAACCCGGACCTCGTGCGCGAGGCCGCGACCGTGCTGCCCCAGGCCGCGGCCTACATGCAGCTCCGGGGGGTGTCCTGA
- a CDS encoding ParB/RepB/Spo0J family partition protein: MKRGIQAQPLNVIEWVHRDELHANGYNPNHVAKPEMLLLKTSILEDGWTQPIVARPDGEIVDGFHRWTTSADPEVYAMTDGRVPVVRLLPPATGDQMLSTIRHNRARGEHGVLPMADIVRRLRDEEGLSVEQVMTRCGMEREEVTRLYDRGGMTERGTQYKTTFSKGWAPQRSG; the protein is encoded by the coding sequence ATGAAGCGAGGTATACAAGCCCAGCCCCTGAACGTAATCGAGTGGGTGCACCGCGACGAGTTGCACGCCAACGGCTACAACCCCAACCACGTCGCCAAGCCCGAGATGCTGCTGCTCAAGACGAGCATCCTCGAAGACGGCTGGACTCAGCCCATCGTGGCCCGGCCGGACGGCGAGATCGTGGACGGCTTCCACCGCTGGACCACGAGCGCTGACCCTGAGGTCTACGCCATGACGGACGGACGGGTGCCAGTGGTGCGCCTGCTGCCGCCTGCGACCGGCGACCAAATGCTCAGCACCATTCGCCATAACCGCGCTCGAGGTGAGCACGGTGTCCTGCCGATGGCCGACATCGTGCGCCGCCTGCGAGACGAGGAGGGCCTGAGCGTCGAGCAGGTCATGACCCGCTGCGGCATGGAGCGCGAGGAGGTCACGCGCCTCTACGACCGGGGCGGCATGACCGAGCGCGGTACCCAGTACAAGACAACTTTTAGTAAGGGATGGGCGCCACAGAGATCAGGATAA
- a CDS encoding YfbU family protein, producing the protein MTLTTVERLMLVHQYKILAALEPDDAHYYLWCADVVAGGYDTLLGQTDLGTIAQKPFSHERAEFVYSVLRMFDTLIYSAKGKETELSEMEKHMLRFSGFGLNDEAEELGFVKLIHKRGRGDFSLVIPDGAHDSHMPMTPLYRRMLEAYDQAGGKTKSLLSLNEVKVVLNSVIAPENQ; encoded by the coding sequence ATGACCTTGACCACTGTCGAGCGGCTCATGCTGGTGCACCAGTACAAAATCCTCGCTGCCCTTGAACCTGACGACGCCCATTACTACCTCTGGTGCGCTGACGTGGTAGCCGGCGGATACGACACCCTGCTAGGGCAGACCGATTTGGGCACCATTGCCCAGAAGCCTTTCAGTCATGAGCGTGCCGAGTTCGTGTACTCGGTGCTCAGGATGTTCGACACACTCATCTATTCGGCCAAGGGTAAAGAGACCGAACTGTCGGAGATGGAAAAGCACATGCTTCGCTTTTCCGGCTTCGGCCTCAACGACGAGGCGGAAGAACTCGGCTTCGTCAAACTCATTCACAAGCGCGGACGGGGTGACTTCTCCCTAGTGATTCCAGACGGAGCCCACGACAGTCACATGCCGATGACACCGCTTTACCGCCGGATGCTGGAGGCATATGACCAGGCGGGCGGCAAGACCAAATCGCTGCTCTCGCTCAATGAGGTCAAGGTCGTGCTCAACTCCGTCATCGCTCCGGAAAACCAGTAG
- a CDS encoding major capsid protein: MKTLLARLPIYALCASLLTQALGPRGDAFTVNAILSTMTPDDFFALANQPVPESEYVLLSILPDELRLSYQAKSGNLKIITTVAGETGMDSPYAPVGGIELNAFEKPIAKWTAETLMTEEMQRELQQVITNIRAGNISGNSLDRIRNFVVNWLNKVIRQAIADRHELMRGETLTTGQLVLRGGTVDYEVPAANKFAKRTGGEAYAASGTTFWRDMRRAEAILGSVRSRVMSMDTLNNLLDSSGNPMAVVSETVSAGGNVKVVQVRRLIGSQQTLSQDARDGYTLVGYRRSVTLKVGKGYAQRQVLPDGKIAVVGSNDITLEAQDGTMLTRPGLGRTHIGPTVEGNGRPGIWTNAYTPQNRPMHAIAQGAVNSLTVLDAPEKLVILDTELVA, encoded by the coding sequence TTGAAGACTCTGCTTGCCCGTCTGCCCATCTACGCCCTGTGCGCCAGCCTGCTCACCCAGGCCCTCGGCCCGCGCGGCGACGCCTTTACGGTCAACGCCATCCTCAGCACCATGACGCCGGACGACTTCTTCGCGCTGGCCAACCAGCCGGTGCCGGAAAGCGAGTACGTGCTGCTGTCGATCCTGCCCGACGAGCTGCGCCTGAGCTACCAGGCCAAGAGCGGCAACCTGAAGATCATCACCACCGTCGCCGGTGAAACCGGCATGGACAGCCCCTACGCGCCCGTTGGCGGCATCGAGCTGAACGCCTTCGAAAAGCCCATTGCGAAGTGGACGGCCGAGACGCTGATGACCGAAGAAATGCAGCGCGAGCTGCAGCAGGTCATCACCAACATCCGGGCTGGGAACATCAGCGGGAACAGCCTGGACCGCATCCGCAACTTCGTCGTGAACTGGCTGAACAAGGTCATCCGGCAGGCCATCGCCGACCGGCACGAGCTGATGCGTGGCGAAACCCTGACGACCGGGCAGCTCGTGCTGCGCGGCGGCACCGTGGACTACGAAGTGCCGGCCGCCAACAAGTTCGCCAAGCGGACGGGTGGCGAGGCCTACGCCGCTTCGGGCACGACCTTCTGGCGCGATATGCGCCGCGCTGAGGCCATCCTGGGGAGCGTGCGCAGCCGCGTCATGAGCATGGACACGCTCAACAACCTGCTTGACAGCTCGGGCAACCCCATGGCCGTCGTCAGCGAGACGGTCAGCGCTGGGGGCAACGTCAAAGTCGTGCAGGTGCGCCGCCTGATCGGGTCGCAGCAGACCCTCAGCCAGGACGCCCGTGACGGCTACACGCTCGTCGGCTACCGCCGCAGCGTGACGCTCAAGGTGGGCAAGGGCTACGCCCAGCGCCAGGTGCTGCCGGACGGCAAGATCGCGGTGGTCGGCAGCAACGACATCACCCTCGAAGCCCAGGACGGCACGATGCTGACCCGCCCCGGCCTTGGCCGCACCCACATCGGGCCGACTGTCGAAGGCAACGGCCGCCCCGGCATCTGGACCAACGCCTACACCCCCCAGAACCGCCCGATGCACGCCATCGCGCAGGGCGCGGTGAACAGCCTGACGGTGCTCGACGCCCCCGAGAAGCTGGTCATCCTCGACACGGAGCTGGTGGCCTGA
- a CDS encoding RyR domain-containing protein — MNRAVLSATLVLALAHVAHETNRAYCRSIGDDSQPGWDDAPEWQRESAIKGIEGALAGNTPEQQHQSWMDQKVADGWVYGPVKDPEAKTHHCLVPYAELPAEQQVKDHLYTAVVQAAAGVLAPPERAPRPEGTYLTGGVTPTVGRDVHYVSYGTPKGEYAPTHRAAKVTDVRESDQFGFEVRVAVFNPEGLFFTGWTHFDATGTQSGTVHWPERV, encoded by the coding sequence GTGAATCGGGCCGTCCTCTCCGCGACGTTGGTCCTGGCCCTGGCACACGTCGCGCACGAGACCAACCGGGCCTACTGCCGCAGCATCGGCGACGACAGTCAGCCCGGCTGGGATGATGCGCCTGAGTGGCAGCGTGAGAGTGCCATCAAGGGGATTGAGGGGGCGCTGGCTGGCAACACGCCGGAGCAGCAGCACCAGAGCTGGATGGACCAGAAGGTCGCTGACGGCTGGGTGTACGGTCCCGTCAAGGATCCCGAGGCCAAGACTCACCACTGCCTGGTGCCCTACGCCGAGCTGCCCGCCGAACAGCAGGTCAAGGACCACCTCTACACGGCGGTCGTGCAGGCGGCGGCTGGGGTGCTCGCGCCGCCCGAGCGCGCCCCGCGCCCCGAGGGCACGTACCTGACCGGCGGCGTGACCCCGACTGTGGGCCGGGACGTGCACTACGTCAGCTACGGCACGCCAAAGGGCGAGTACGCGCCCACCCACCGGGCCGCCAAAGTGACCGATGTGCGCGAGTCCGACCAGTTCGGGTTCGAGGTGCGCGTTGCGGTCTTCAATCCGGAGGGGCTCTTCTTCACGGGTTGGACGCACTTCGATGCGACCGGCACCCAGAGCGGCACGGTGCACTGGCCCGAGCGGGTCTAG
- a CDS encoding phosphoadenosine phosphosulfate reductase family protein → MDPVMTLALQEANGISAPHPDLRPYTYNPKNARLKPAPLEGDVLTLARARIRHIFELFDHVSVSFSGGKDSTIVLNLALEAARELGRTPLEVVFWDEEAIYSENVDYVRRVAADPDVALKWMCVPVKHRNACSSESPTWYPWAPEDRHLWVRDLPPEAITVLPGYDPTDPAQRLSIPELSGLLFPPRLGNCVQLLGIRADESLIRRAAVSRRVEDNYIIKDSGGYGGANDIQHAGNVWKAYPIYDWQTGDVWLAPKELGWDYCRVYDLLDQIGFTPGKQRLAPPFGEEPMQRLDQYHQCEPALWDRMLSRVPGAQTAKRYSRTELYAFGDVPDKPPGITYEDWLRDLVVANFPPKEAAQVSKGIRAHLRMHYRKTADLLAPSVEHPLTGYDWAFFVKMAMRGNFKQRRQPKLGSKTAAAFAAALAKYRANLQPYLDELAEMRALTGDTP, encoded by the coding sequence ATGGACCCCGTGATGACCCTGGCCCTCCAGGAGGCCAACGGGATCTCCGCGCCGCACCCGGACCTGCGGCCCTACACGTACAACCCGAAAAACGCCCGCCTGAAGCCCGCGCCGCTCGAAGGCGACGTGCTCACGCTGGCCCGTGCCCGGATCCGGCACATCTTCGAACTGTTCGACCACGTCAGCGTGAGTTTCTCCGGCGGCAAGGACTCGACCATCGTCCTCAACCTGGCGCTGGAGGCCGCCCGCGAGCTGGGGCGCACGCCACTGGAAGTGGTGTTCTGGGACGAAGAGGCGATTTACAGCGAGAACGTGGACTACGTGCGCCGGGTGGCCGCCGACCCGGACGTGGCGCTGAAGTGGATGTGCGTGCCGGTCAAGCACCGCAACGCCTGCTCGTCAGAGTCGCCGACGTGGTACCCCTGGGCCCCTGAGGACCGGCACCTGTGGGTCCGCGACCTGCCGCCCGAGGCGATCACGGTGCTGCCGGGCTACGACCCCACCGACCCGGCCCAGCGCCTGAGCATCCCGGAGCTGTCCGGCCTGCTGTTCCCCCCGCGCCTGGGCAACTGTGTGCAGCTGCTCGGCATCCGGGCCGACGAGAGCTTGATCCGCCGCGCGGCCGTCTCCCGGCGCGTCGAGGACAACTACATCATCAAGGACTCGGGCGGGTACGGCGGGGCTAACGACATCCAGCACGCGGGCAACGTGTGGAAGGCCTACCCCATCTACGATTGGCAGACCGGCGACGTGTGGCTCGCTCCCAAGGAGCTGGGGTGGGATTACTGCCGGGTCTACGACCTCCTCGACCAGATCGGGTTCACGCCGGGCAAGCAGCGCCTAGCGCCGCCGTTCGGCGAGGAGCCCATGCAGCGCCTGGACCAGTACCACCAGTGCGAGCCGGCGCTGTGGGACCGGATGCTCTCGCGCGTGCCGGGCGCGCAGACCGCCAAGCGCTACTCCAGAACCGAGCTGTATGCGTTCGGAGACGTGCCTGACAAGCCGCCCGGCATCACCTACGAGGACTGGCTGCGGGACCTCGTGGTGGCCAACTTCCCGCCGAAAGAGGCCGCTCAGGTCAGCAAGGGCATCCGCGCCCACCTGCGCATGCACTACCGCAAGACGGCCGACCTCCTGGCGCCGAGCGTGGAGCACCCGCTGACCGGTTACGACTGGGCCTTCTTCGTGAAAATGGCCATGCGCGGGAACTTCAAACAGCGCCGTCAGCCCAAGCTGGGCAGCAAGACGGCCGCGGCCTTCGCCGCGGCCCTCGCCAAGTACCGCGCGAACCTCCAGCCCTACCTCGACGAGTTGGCCGAGATGCGCGCCCTCACCGGAGACACCCCATGA